One window of the Gammaproteobacteria bacterium genome contains the following:
- a CDS encoding flap endonuclease, giving the protein MNVHLIDGTYELFRHFYAVPSREDRAGREVGALVGVLHSLLGMLEAGVTHIGVATDHVIESFRNDLWPGYKSSAGIDPALWAQFHPLEGALAAMGVAVWPMVELEADDGLASAARLAGADPAVERVFICTPDKDLSQCVSGTRIVQFDRRQRALRDEDGVVDKFGVRPASIPDYLALVGDSADGFPGIPGWGAKSTSAVLAHYGHLEAIPLRSLPWGVAVRGAPRLQENLRTGWRDALLFRDLATLRDDASLFGNLDELRWSGATPGFERVAESLGDARLAERVETIRSRGEAESGPSV; this is encoded by the coding sequence GTGAACGTCCACCTCATCGACGGCACCTACGAGCTGTTCCGCCACTTCTACGCGGTCCCGTCCCGGGAAGACCGGGCGGGCCGCGAGGTGGGCGCTCTCGTTGGCGTGCTGCACTCCCTGCTGGGCATGCTGGAGGCGGGCGTCACGCACATCGGGGTCGCCACCGATCACGTCATCGAGTCGTTCCGAAACGACCTGTGGCCGGGCTACAAGAGCTCGGCAGGCATCGATCCCGCGCTCTGGGCGCAGTTTCACCCCCTCGAAGGCGCTCTGGCGGCGATGGGGGTGGCGGTATGGCCGATGGTCGAGTTGGAAGCCGACGACGGGCTTGCCTCGGCGGCCCGGCTGGCGGGCGCGGACCCGGCGGTGGAGCGAGTCTTCATCTGCACGCCCGACAAGGACCTCAGCCAGTGCGTCTCGGGGACCCGCATCGTGCAGTTCGACCGGCGGCAGCGAGCGTTGCGCGACGAAGACGGGGTGGTGGACAAGTTCGGGGTGCGGCCGGCCTCCATCCCCGACTACCTGGCGCTGGTGGGCGACAGCGCGGACGGGTTCCCGGGCATCCCGGGCTGGGGCGCCAAGTCGACCTCCGCGGTGCTCGCTCACTACGGGCACCTGGAGGCCATCCCGCTCCGGAGCCTGCCCTGGGGCGTCGCCGTGCGGGGCGCGCCGAGGCTGCAGGAGAATCTCCGCACCGGATGGCGGGACGCGTTGCTGTTCCGGGATCTGGCCACCCTGCGGGATGACGCCTCGCTGTTCGGCAACCTCGATGAACTCCGCTGGAGCGGAGCGACCCCCGGCTTCGAGCGCGTCGCCGAATCGCTGGGAGACGCCCGGCTGGCCGAACGGGTCGAGACGATCCGCTCCCGCGGGGAAGCGGAGTCCGGGCCGTCGGTTTAG
- a CDS encoding tryptophan 2,3-dioxygenase family protein — protein sequence MTRNPEAVNYERYLRLDELLRLQKPRDDVEHDEMLFIVIHQVYELWFKVLLHEMDYCCRLLEDGDAPRAQHTLKRILTILKVLVAQLDILETMSPVEFLTFRDHLDTASGFQSDQFRALEFCLGWKHRAAMKRFEPGSRARLDLERRWSAPTLWDCFLRYLATEGYEVPGTSLERDVTRPVVTDEAMQEVLIRIYRGDARNAQLCERLVDLDEGLQEWRYRHMKMVQRTIGHKPGTGGSAGSRYLATTLNKPVFPDLWEIRARL from the coding sequence GTGACCCGCAACCCCGAAGCCGTCAACTACGAGCGCTATCTCAGGCTGGATGAGCTGCTCCGGCTCCAGAAGCCGAGGGACGACGTTGAGCACGACGAGATGCTGTTCATCGTCATCCACCAGGTCTACGAGCTGTGGTTCAAGGTGCTCCTCCACGAGATGGACTACTGCTGTCGCCTGCTCGAAGACGGAGACGCGCCACGGGCTCAGCATACGCTCAAGCGCATCCTCACCATCCTCAAGGTGCTGGTCGCGCAGCTCGACATCCTCGAGACCATGAGCCCCGTCGAGTTCCTGACCTTCCGCGACCATCTCGACACCGCCAGCGGCTTCCAGTCCGACCAGTTCCGCGCTCTCGAGTTCTGCCTCGGCTGGAAGCACAGGGCCGCCATGAAGCGCTTCGAACCGGGGAGCCGCGCGCGGCTGGATCTCGAGCGCCGCTGGAGCGCGCCCACGTTGTGGGACTGCTTCCTCCGCTACCTGGCCACGGAGGGATACGAGGTTCCGGGCACAAGCCTGGAGCGGGACGTGACGCGGCCGGTGGTGACGGACGAGGCCATGCAGGAAGTCCTGATCCGCATCTATCGCGGGGACGCGCGCAACGCCCAGTTGTGCGAGCGCCTGGTGGACCTGGACGAGGGGCTGCAGGAATGGCGCTACCGCCACATGAAGATGGTGCAGCGGACCATCGGCCATAAGCCTGGAACCGGCGGATCCGCGGGGTCCCGCTACCTGGCCACGACGCTCAACAAGCCGGTGTTTCCGGATCTGTGGGAGATACGAGCCCGGCTGTAG
- a CDS encoding amidohydrolase family protein: MSLSRPIPRLLAFALPVATGCVSSSALELYRTGEAACYDRSAEPQTAVVDSHLHFRPFGGPEIPFEELVGYLEETGVLFANVYGIGQTLPDFSSCTYYLDCPGTPLTPSPQNDVANAAGYLASPFARVHLTMSMTFPDLARPATILPEMHRLEEEYPGVFSWMGEVNLAKQAVFANGRGAVPREVLDDWAPFMAALRDRDMPLAIHSDLGNDEDPTLYLPLMDEALALYPDNDIVWVHMGLSRELTRMPPAEHIAIVESMLDRHPRLMLDISWRVLDDAYFSDPEARAPYVRFLNEYSERVLPGTDFLASRDKDFEVYRTELEVTSRILRYLDDTAFRNIALGQNYFRLLGLDYTAPRICAGA, translated from the coding sequence ATGTCTCTGTCCAGGCCCATCCCCCGCCTCCTGGCCTTCGCGCTGCCGGTCGCCACCGGCTGCGTTTCGTCTTCGGCGCTCGAGCTGTATCGGACCGGCGAAGCCGCCTGCTACGATCGTTCCGCCGAGCCCCAGACCGCCGTCGTCGATTCCCACCTTCACTTCCGTCCCTTCGGGGGTCCGGAGATCCCCTTCGAGGAACTCGTCGGGTACCTGGAGGAGACGGGCGTGCTGTTCGCCAACGTCTACGGGATCGGCCAGACGCTTCCGGACTTCTCGTCCTGCACCTACTACCTGGACTGTCCCGGCACACCGTTGACTCCGTCGCCGCAAAACGATGTCGCCAACGCCGCCGGGTACCTGGCAAGCCCGTTCGCGCGCGTCCATCTGACGATGTCGATGACGTTCCCCGATCTGGCGCGCCCCGCCACCATCCTCCCTGAAATGCATCGCCTGGAGGAGGAATATCCGGGCGTCTTCTCGTGGATGGGCGAGGTCAACCTGGCGAAGCAGGCCGTGTTCGCGAACGGCCGCGGGGCGGTTCCGCGCGAAGTGCTCGACGACTGGGCGCCGTTCATGGCCGCGCTCCGGGACCGGGACATGCCGCTTGCGATCCACTCCGACCTGGGCAACGACGAAGATCCGACCCTCTATCTTCCGCTGATGGACGAGGCGCTCGCCCTGTATCCGGACAACGACATCGTGTGGGTGCACATGGGCCTGTCGCGGGAGCTGACGCGGATGCCCCCGGCCGAGCACATCGCGATCGTGGAGTCGATGCTGGACCGCCATCCCCGCCTGATGCTCGATATCTCCTGGCGGGTGCTGGACGACGCCTATTTCTCGGATCCCGAGGCGAGGGCACCCTACGTGCGGTTCCTGAACGAGTACTCGGAGCGCGTTCTTCCGGGGACGGACTTTCTGGCTTCCAGGGACAAGGACTTCGAGGTCTACCGCACCGAGCTGGAAGTCACCAGCCGCATCCTGCGCTATCTGGACGACACCGCCTTCCGCAACATCGCGCTCGGCCAGAACTACTTTCGCCTGCTGGGGCTGGACTACACGGCGCCGAGGATATGCGCGGGGGCCTGA